A window of Egibacteraceae bacterium genomic DNA:
CAGCAGCTGGCCGCCGACAAAGGGTTCGCGCACCCCACGCTGGTCAGCGCCAGTGCGACCGCAGCCGGCGGGCACGGGGCGCTAGTGCACTGGCTCAACCCCGCCTACCCCGACGACGCGGCCTCCAAGACCAAGATCCACGCCAAGGCCGACGAGCGCTACGCCCAGCTGGCCGCCGACGACGTCGACACGATCGGCGGGCAGACCCTGGCCGACGTGCACGCCGCCGAAGCAGCCTTGCACCCGCCGGCGCCGCCGGGCGGTGGCGGCTGGCAGGCCACTCCGACGCAGGTCGCCGAGGCGATGGCCGGTCTCAACCAGTCGCTGACCGACCTGTACGCCCCCGCCTGGTCGGGGGGAAAACCCGACGACGGCGGGGGTCTGCAAGCGGTCCTTGACGCCGAGGCCACCCTCGCCGGCGCCCAGTGCGACGAGATGGGCGACTCGCTGGCCACCGTCAAAGCAGCGGGCGCCGGACTGGTATCAAAGCAGCTCGACGCACTGCCCCCCACCGCGCGTAACACCATGATCGGCCACGCGGTAGCCCACGCCCTCGACCAGGGCGCCATCACCGAGGCGCAGGCCGCCTGGCTGGACCGTCCCTCCCAGTTGGCGTTGCTGCGCGCCCCCACCGACCCAACAGTGCGCCAGCAGCTGCAGACCCTGGCTGCTGACCGCCACGAGCAGGTCGCGACCGCCAAGACGGCCGCCGCGGCCGCCGCGGCCGCGGGCCCCATCCCCGTCGACGCGGCAGCGGCCACGATCGTGGCCTGGTCAAAGGCGCACGCGGACGCGGCCACGGCCACACAAGCCGTCGGCGAGTGGGCGCACCAGACCCCCGACCCCAAGGCGGTCGCCGACGCCGTCGGCGCGCCCGTGGCGGCCTGGCAGGTCACAGGGCAGCTGGCCACCGACACCAAGCCGTGGCGCACCTGGGCGAAGGGCCAGCCGCTGCCCACGCTGCGCGCCGCCGCCAAGCAACTGGGTATGGACACCGCCGGCGCGACACGCGCCCAGATCCAGAACTACATCGCGGCCAGCTGGGATCCGGCGCTGTCCAAAGCCGAGGTCCAGTCCGCCGCCGCCAACAACCTCAAGAAGAAGGCCAAGCCGCCGCCGCCCACCGCCACCCCCGCCAACAGCGGCGGGCACAGCACGCCCGGGCCCGCGACGGCGACGGCCGCGCACGCCGCCAAGCCCGCGGGCACGTCGGCTGCGGGCTCATGGGCGGCCAAGCACGCCAACGTGGTGGCGGCACTCAAGGCCCACCAGGCGGTGACCGCCGACGTGCCCGCCTATCAGACCCCAGAGCAGGTCGCTGGTCTGCAGCTGTCGGCGGGCCACAAGGCGGCGGTCGGCGGGATGCACCCCAAGACGTTCCACACCGACCAGGACGGCGCCACGTGGCTGCACAAGCCCGACTCGAAGGGCGGGGCGCGGGCAGCTGCCGAGGCCGCCGCAGCCCGAGTGCACAACCTCGCGGGGGTGCGCACCCCACCGGTGTACGTCCGCAACGTGGACGGCAAGGTCGGATCACTGCAGCCGTGGATCCCCAACGCCGGACCGCTGTCGACCAGCCCCACGCAGTGGTCACAGGCTGATGTGGACAGCATCGTGCGGTTCCACGTGGCCGGCTGGGTCTGTTCCAACTACGACGGCAACCCCGCCAACGTGCTGCGCACCCCCACGGGGGGGCTGACCCCGATCGACCACGGCCAGGCGTTCCGCTACTTCGGCCAGGACCGTCTGGCCGTCGACTACGACCCAAACGGCCAAAGCTACGGGCAGCCGCCACCGGTGTTCGTCACCGCCTACAAGGCCGCAGCTGCCGGCAACCTGGGGCCCGGTGTGCGGGTACGCCCGGAGGCCGCCATCCCCACCATCAAGGCGTTCGAGTCCATCCCCGACGCCGCCCTGCGCGCCGAGCTGGCGCCCGTGGCCACCGAGGGCGTCAAGGCCGGCCTGGGGTGGGTTGCGTCCATGCGCAAAGCCGCGCAGAAACGCACCGGTAAGACCAACGTGTCCGACGCCGAGGTCGCCGAGGAGTTCTTGGACCACGTCGTCGCCCGCAAGAACGGCCTGCGGGACGCCTTCGCCGGGATGTTCTCGGCCGCCGGGTTGGACGTCAAGGGCCTGACCAAGGTGGCGTGATGGGCAGCGACGCGAAGAAGGCTCACGAGCCCTACGAGGTGACGCCGGCAACCACGGCCGTCGACGAACCCCTCACCGTCGCCCAGTTCGTGCACGCCCACACCCCCGCCGGGGTCGACGAGCACGCCGGGGGCACCCAGTCGGGCGCTGCCCCCGTGGACCCCGCCGACGACCCGGCCGAGGCGCACGAGCCCGCCGAGGACCCGGCCGAGGCGCACGAGCCCGCGGTGGCGACGCCCCACGCCTTGGGTGACGCCCTCATCACCGTGCCCGACGCCGTGCCCGTCGGCGACGTCAACGGTAGCGCGCTGCTGATCGGCGGGGCCGACCTGGAGGACTCCGCGGCCACGCTGGTCGCCTACCACCACGTCGAGGGGCCCCTGGAGGTGCTGCACACCACCGTCACCCCCGCAGCCGAAGCCAAGCTGCTCGAGGCGCTGGCGCTAACCGACGAGCACAAGATCCCCGTCACGGTCGAAAAAGAGGTCGATGGGCAGCTGCCGCTGGACACCACCCACGGGCTGCACCAGCAGCTGGCGACGGTGGCGAAGAGCGTCAACCACCACCTCAAGGCCGGCGACGCGATCCCCGAGCACACCCACGCCAACCACGCCGCGCTTACCGCCCAGCTCGACGAACTCGACAACGGGCAGGCCACCGAGGCCGAGCAGGCCATGCTGGCCGCCTACCGCGCCGCCGCTGACGACATCGCGCTGCGACTGGACCCCGGCTACGACACCGCCTACGCCGCCGGCGGCAAGATCCCCCACATCCACCCCCACCAGGTGACCGCGACGGTGACGGTCACCGAGATGGTGCCCGCCCCCGTGGACGCACCCGCCGACGGGCGGCTGGCCGCCTCGGTACGCACCGCGACCCGCATCGACCCTGACCTGCACGACGGGACGACGTCGTGGGACGGCAAGCAGCGCTCCACGGCCAGCGGCCACGAGTACGTCATCGACCTGGGCGAGGGCTACACCGCGGTGTACCGCCCCCACGCCGCCGCGCACGGCCGCAAGGACCCCGCCTACTCCCACCGAGGCGCCCTGGAGATCATCGCGCCGCCCGGCGGCGGGCACGGCCCGGCGATGGTCCGCCGCCTCGGCCAGCTCAACCTCGTCAACCGGCCGATGTCCAAAGCCGAAGGCGAATGGGCCTACCTGCAGCGCAACATCACCGCCCAACAGCTCGGCGGCCACCCGGGGGTGGCCGCAGCGCTGGCCACCGCCGACGGGCTGGAGGAGGCCACCTACCAGCAGCTGTGGAGCGACCGCGCCGACGACGCGATCGGCATGAACGAAGCGCAGTTGGGCGACTTCGGCCGCCAGCTGCTGCTGGACGCCGAAGCCGGCGCGCTGACCCACAAGGTGGCCATCGTCCGCGACGCCGTGGCGAAAGCCACCGGCTTCTCCGACGCCGGCGCGCTGGCCGCCTCCCCGGGCTATGACCCGACCCCGACCCAGGCCGGCGGGTGGCTGCAGTGGAACCGGTTCGACGTCGCCGCCGCCCACGCCAAGGTCAACGCCGCGTTCGGTCAGCGCGGGCTGGCGCACAACACCAGCCAGTCAAAGCTGCTGGACATGTTCCGCAACGGCGGTGTCCTGGCGTGCACCGAACGGCGTCGGCTCATGGGCGTCAAACCTGGGGTGGGCAGCTCGGAGTCAGCCGACATGGACACCGGCGGCGCCCAGTCGGTCTTCCTGCGCGTCGCTGGCCCGGGCAGCGGCGCAGCGCTGTATTGGGACGACCCCGCGCGGCTGCTGCGCCGGGCGGACTGGTACGCCTACAACGGCGACCACTACGGGGCGATCAACCCCTCCTCGTCCAAGTTCAACCCCGCCAAGCTCACCCGCGACCCCGCCAAGCTCGCCAAACACAACGGCGGCAGCAACGAGGTGATGTTCCGCAACGGCATCGACCTCACCGGCGCGCAGGCGCCCACCCGCATCGCGTGCGCCAGCCCAAAGATGCGCACGCAGCTGCTCGCTGTCCTGGCCGCCCAGGGCGTCACCCACCTGGGTGGGCGCCCCGTCACCGAGGTAGTGAAATGACCCCGCCACAGCGCTGGACCGACGACCTCGACCGGCTGCTGACCAGACTCCTGGCCGAGGGCGCTGAGCTCGCGGTGTCCCATCCCGACGCGACACTGGCGTTCCGCGCGGCGCTGGCCCGCCACCACCGTGTCGACACCGACAGCGGCGCCATCTGGATCCTCCCGCTGGTCGGCGGCTACCACACCGAGTCCGGCTACGCCTTCGACCTGCAGACCACCCGCCGGCGCAACCTGACGTTCCACACCGTCACCGTCACCGACGACGACCATCTGGCCTTCGAGCTGATCACCGACCAGCGCGCCGTCGTGCGGCCCGCCGGCGCCGACGTCATCGGCGAGCTGCGCCGCTGGGACACCTACTACGCCGGCCTTGACGCCGACACCAAAACCGCCCTGGACGCCCTGACCGCAGACACCCTGTGACGCTCGTCTGCCCGGCGACTCGATAAAGGACCGCCCCATGCGCCCACCCACCCGTTTGCTGCTCACCCTGACCGTCGTGGCGTTGCTCATCGGGGTGATCACCCCCACCCAACTCGGCGGATGGCTGCACGCCGGCTGGGTGTGGACGTGGCAGGCGGCCGCTGGCGTCGCCGCCGGCTGGGGGGCCTAGTCGATGCGCCTGATCATCGACGAGGCCATCCACGCCGACCACGCCACGCTCGCCGCGCTGGTGGCGGCCGGGCTGGCCGGCGTGGACGACCATGACATCGAGGTGGCCATCACCCCCAGCGACACCGACGTCGTGCGCTGGCTGCTGGCCTGCCGGCCCGCACACGGATGCGGGCAGCACACCAACGTCACCGGCCCAGGATGGCGGGGCCACGCCGCGTCCACCCGCGCCGGCGCGCAACGCCTCGCCGGCGACCCCGACCAGCATCACCCGCCCCACACCCAGACGATGCGCGCCACCTACGCCTGGTCGGGGCGGTCCTACCCCCGCCGGCCCGCCCCCGGCGGTGGCCGGCCACGGTGGCTGCTCAGCCTGCGGATGCCAGCCGATCCACGCCCGGCGGCCACCGGCGACGCCTACCCCCGGGTGTCGCGTTACACCCGCTACGCCACCGCGCCTCCGGTGGTCATCAGCGGCTGGGCGGAGGAGCTGGTGCACCTGGTCGCCCACGAGGCCCGCCACGTCGACCAGCGCCGGCACCGGCGTCCGCGCAGCGAGATCGACGCCGAACGCTGGGCGCACGACGTGCTGGGCGCGTACCGCACCGAACACGGTCTGCCCATCCTGGCGGTTGAGGCGGTGCAGACGTGACCACGCTGATCGACCCTGCACGGCTCGCGGCGATGGTGGCGGTGCTGGCCGCCACCGTCACCGCCGTGACCCTGGCAGCCGCTGCCCGTGGGTCATCGGACACACCGGCGGCAACCGAGGCGGACAGGGCAGCCGTCACCCAAGCCGTCACCCAAGATCGCCGGGACCTGGCCGCGCGGCCCACGAGCGCCGGTGACCCCACCCCAGGCGTCGACGACCGGCCACCATCCACACGCGACCGCGCCGACGCCCAAGCTGTCGCGGCGGGGTTCGTCGAGCAGTGGGCCAGCGTCGCCCACGACGAGCCGCCCGACGACGCGCTCGGGCGTATCCGACCGTACGTGACCGAGGCGCTGGCCGACCAACTGCTGGCCGACCTGCGCCAGCCTGGCCGCTCCGGCCCATCCCAGCTGGGAGAGGTCACCGAGGCGGTCGTGGAGCACATCCACGGCCACGACGCCACCGGCCCACAGATGACCCTGGTCGTGGTCGCCCGCCAGCGCACCCGAACCATCGAGGGCGACACCCTCGCCCACCCCTCGTTCACCGTCCGGCTGATCCGAGACGGGTCGCGCTGGCGGGTCCACGAGCTGGTCCACTAACCAAAGGGCGACGACTAGGTGACCGACCTCAAGACCGGCCCCGGCCCGGACGCCAAGACCGCTGTCGCCAAGGCTGCGGTGGCCAAGGCTGCGGTGGCCAAGGCCGCGTCCGCCACGGCCACCGGCGGCGTTGCGACCGCTGCGTCCGCGCTGATCAGCCGCCGCCGGTTCCTCGCGGGTGTCGGGGCTGCTGCCGCCGCGGGGATCGGCGCGGTGCCGGTGCTGATCGGCTCGATGACGCCGGTCAACGACGGGTTCGCCGTACCGACCGCGTTCGCCCTGGCCGACATCCCCGGCGAGTTCCTGCCGCTGTTCATGGAGGCCGGCGACCGCCACGGCGTCGCATGGAACATCCTGGCTGCGGTCGCCTGGCGCGAGTCGGGCTGGTCACCAGAGGTCATCGCCTGCCAGCGTGACTCCAGCGCCGGCGCCCGCGGGCTCATGCAGTTCATGCCCGCGACCGCGGCCGGCATGGGCATCGACCCGTGCGACCCGCCCCAAGCCATCGACGGTGCGGCCCGCTACCTCGCCGGTCACCTCGCCCGCTTCGGGTCGATCGAGCTCGCCCTGGCCGCCTACAACGCCGGCGGCGGCGCCGTCGCCCGCCATGGGGGCATCCCGCCATACGCCGAAACCCGCGCGTACGTGCCGGCGGTGCTGGACCGGGCGGCGGCCTACGCCGACGCCTACGAGGCTGCGCTCGCCGTGTCGGGCAACGTCACCGGCAACCCCGAGACGCTGATCGAGTTGGCGGCACAGGGACGTGTGCGCCTGACCGCCCGCGAGATCGCCGACCTTCGCCACCCCGCCATGGACGGGCGGGTCATCGCCGTCATGGAGGCCCTGGCGGCCCGTTGGAGCTACGCGGTGTCGGTCATCAAGACCGGCCATTCGCGTTGCATCGGCGGCGGCAACCGGTCGGGCTGCCGCGAGTCGCACCACTGGCACTACCGCGCTGTGGACATCTGGCTGTTCGACGCGACGCCGGTCAGCCGACTCAGCGCCAGCGCCCGCCAGGTCGTGGAGTTCCTCGCCGGGCTGCACGGTGAGTTGCGGCCCAGCGAGGTCGGCTCACCGTTCCGGCTGCCAAGCCCAGGCCACTTCACCGACAGCGACCACACCGGACACGTCCACATCGGCTACAGGCCCACCCAATGATGGGCCGGTCCCACGCGCTCAGCGGCGCCGCCGGGTGGCTGGCGCTGGCCCCCCCGCTGGCGGCCGCAACCGATATACCCATGGAGCCGGCCGGGTTGGCCGCCGGCGCGGTCGTCACCGCTGGCGCCGCCCTGCTGCCCGACCTGGACCACCCCAGCTCGACGGTCGCGCGGGCGCTGGGACCCGTCAGCCAACTGCTGGCCGTGGCGATCGCCACCCTCGCCGGCGGCCACCGCCAGGCCACCCACTCGCTGGTGTTCGTGGCCGCGGTCGCCGCCGGGGTATGGGCCGGCATGCTCAGCCCCGCCAAGGATGTCGTGGCCCTAGCCACCGGCGGGCTGTGCGTCGGGCTGGCGATCCGCGCCCTGGGTCCCCAACAGCTGCGCGGCGGCGGCGTCATCGACCTGACCCTGGTCGCCTGGACCGTCGCGCTCACCGGGATCGGCTGGGTCC
This region includes:
- a CDS encoding metal-dependent hydrolase, yielding MMGRSHALSGAAGWLALAPPLAAATDIPMEPAGLAAGAVVTAGAALLPDLDHPSSTVARALGPVSQLLAVAIATLAGGHRQATHSLVFVAAVAAGVWAGMLSPAKDVVALATGGLCVGLAIRALGPQQLRGGGVIDLTLVAWTVALTGIGWVHLGPVPWLPAAVALGAALHLAGDCLTPQGCPLLWPHPARCAWPVLSRTGGPAEALITGGLALAVAYLAYAVLVPSLPLALT
- a CDS encoding lytic transglycosylase domain-containing protein, with the protein product MTDLKTGPGPDAKTAVAKAAVAKAAVAKAASATATGGVATAASALISRRRFLAGVGAAAAAGIGAVPVLIGSMTPVNDGFAVPTAFALADIPGEFLPLFMEAGDRHGVAWNILAAVAWRESGWSPEVIACQRDSSAGARGLMQFMPATAAGMGIDPCDPPQAIDGAARYLAGHLARFGSIELALAAYNAGGGAVARHGGIPPYAETRAYVPAVLDRAAAYADAYEAALAVSGNVTGNPETLIELAAQGRVRLTAREIADLRHPAMDGRVIAVMEALAARWSYAVSVIKTGHSRCIGGGNRSGCRESHHWHYRAVDIWLFDATPVSRLSASARQVVEFLAGLHGELRPSEVGSPFRLPSPGHFTDSDHTGHVHIGYRPTQ